From uncultured Pseudodesulfovibrio sp.:
ATTTTGTCACTCAAGCCGTAACGAGAGGGAACTGGAATGCGCGTAACGCAACAAATGCTTTTTGACAGGTATGTCTTCAACTTGAATTCGTCGTTGACGGAGTTGATGGACCTGAACGTCAAGGCCCAGACCCAGAAACGGATCAATAAGCCGAGTGATGATCCCACTGGCATGACCCGAATTCTTGACCATCGTGATACTTTACGTTCTTTGGAACAGTATAACGAGAATATTTCCACAGCCAAGGGATGGCTTGGGAGCGCCGATGAATCGTTGATGCAGGTATCCACCATCCTGACTCGTGCCAAGGAACTTGCTGAACAGGTGGCAACCGGTACTGTTGACGCGAATAACCGTGAACAGGTTAGCTACGAAATGCGGTCCCTGTTCGAACAGTTGATCGGTCTCGCCAACTCTGACTTCGAAGGCAAATCTATTTTTGCCGGTCACAAGGTGAACGATTCTGCATTCAAAGAGATTATGTGGCTGACAACCAATGACGAGGACTTTGGCACCAATGCCGATTTCACGGTCAATGGTTCTTCCGAGTCAACAGTCCTTGTACAATATTTTGATACGACTGGCGCTACGGCTGTTGGCGGCAATATGAATTTGTCTGATCCCAACCTTGGCATTCGATATTCCACCGATGGTGGTGATACGTGGCAGAACGATGGAACCATGACAGGCAACACCTTGAATCTGCCTCAGAGTGGCACCAGTGTGACTTTTGCCAATGATCCGCAGATCAAGGTCAACCATCAGACTGATCCTTCTGTTTCGGATGGCACCTGGATGTGGATACGTCCTTCGGTGCAGTATTTGGGTGATGATGACGATCCGCCGCCACAGGTTGATGCGATGGGGCCGGGGTCAAATCAAATCAAGGGAAGTGCTTCCGGTTCATTCCTTGATACCAATGTAACGGTTCGTATTGATAATACGTCAGCCGTGACAATGGATGAAGATATAGAATATTCCTACAGCATGGACGGCGGTATCAATTGGGTGACCGGCAATGTGGCCCCAGCTGATTCCACGGCCAGCAACGCCGTACTGAGTGTGGCAAACGGTGGAATTCTGACTCTGAGCAACGCTGGATCAAATGTGCTTGAACCGGGACAGCAGTATGTCATTCGTCCCAGAAGCGCCGCCATTAAGCTGGATGTCTCGTCCAGTGAACAGGTGCAAGTCAACTCCGTGGGTAAGGATATTTTTGGTGGGATCTATATGGATCCTGATAATATTCTTGCATCAAATGGCTCCATTGTGCCTTTGTCCAGTATGAGTGGTAGCCGTGTATTCCATGATTCCAATGGCTCCAAAATGGGATTGACTATTCAGGGCGATGACGAAGTCTCACAGAATCTTTTTGAAGTTATGGGCAATCTGGTCGCTTTTGCCGAAACCAATAATCAAACAGGGTGTCAGCAGTCTCTTGCCAATTTGAAAAAGGTGCAGGAGCATGTCATGAATTCTGTTGCGGAGATTGGCGGGCGAGAGAACAGGTTGACGGTCAGCAAGGGGATTTTGGATGGGTTGAAGCTCAATGAGGATTCCTTGATCAGTTCCATCGAAGACGCGGATGTGTCGGAATTGATGACCCAACTGGCCCAGCAGCAGATTGTGTACGAGTCTGTTTTGCGCTCCACATCCATGATTATGCAGCTTAATCTGGGTAAGTTTATCTAGGTGAAACGCTTTACTAAAGTACATCCGTAATGTAGTCGGCACAGAAGTTTCGCGTGATGCGGACAATTCGAAGGAAATAATTAGGAACCACATGTTGATACTGACCCGGAGACCGGGAGAAAGCCTTTATCTGGGCGATAATATCAAGCTGAAGATCCTGAGTGTTCAGGGAAAGCAGATAAAAATCGGCCTGGATGTACCCGAAGACATGACTGTCTATCGGGAAGAGGTGTATCTTAAGATCAAGGAACAGAACAAGCAGGCGCTGGAGATTAGTCAGCAGGACCTGCTCGCGGCGGCTGCGCTATGGCAAAAGAAAGAACACAAAAAATAATGACGCGACTGGGCGAGCGAGAAGTCAGCTCCGAAGGTATCATTTATTTCCCCCGGGGACTCGTGGGGCTTGAAGACAAACGCGAGTTTGCACTTTTGAGCGTTAAGAGCGATGACTCTCCTTTTCTGTTGCTGCAGTGCATAACAGATCCGGGACTTGGTCTCCTTGTGGCAGACCCTTATTCATTTCTTGATGATTATGATGTGAAGATTGAAAATATTGACCGTAAGGCTCTCAAAGTCGATAATATCCGTCAATTGGCAATACTGGTAACGGTGACCATTCCACAAGCCAAACCCGAAGACACTACTCTGAACCTTCAGGGGCCGATTGTCATCAACACCGAGGCAAGAATAGGTCTTCAGGTTCCACAGACCGAAGCCGGGTATCCCACGCACTTCAATCCGATTAAGGGCTAAATAAGCCGATTAATTTCTTTAC
This genomic window contains:
- the flgL gene encoding flagellar hook-associated protein FlgL: MRVTQQMLFDRYVFNLNSSLTELMDLNVKAQTQKRINKPSDDPTGMTRILDHRDTLRSLEQYNENISTAKGWLGSADESLMQVSTILTRAKELAEQVATGTVDANNREQVSYEMRSLFEQLIGLANSDFEGKSIFAGHKVNDSAFKEIMWLTTNDEDFGTNADFTVNGSSESTVLVQYFDTTGATAVGGNMNLSDPNLGIRYSTDGGDTWQNDGTMTGNTLNLPQSGTSVTFANDPQIKVNHQTDPSVSDGTWMWIRPSVQYLGDDDDPPPQVDAMGPGSNQIKGSASGSFLDTNVTVRIDNTSAVTMDEDIEYSYSMDGGINWVTGNVAPADSTASNAVLSVANGGILTLSNAGSNVLEPGQQYVIRPRSAAIKLDVSSSEQVQVNSVGKDIFGGIYMDPDNILASNGSIVPLSSMSGSRVFHDSNGSKMGLTIQGDDEVSQNLFEVMGNLVAFAETNNQTGCQQSLANLKKVQEHVMNSVAEIGGRENRLTVSKGILDGLKLNEDSLISSIEDADVSELMTQLAQQQIVYESVLRSTSMIMQLNLGKFI
- the csrA gene encoding carbon storage regulator CsrA, with translation MLILTRRPGESLYLGDNIKLKILSVQGKQIKIGLDVPEDMTVYREEVYLKIKEQNKQALEISQQDLLAAAALWQKKEHKK
- the fliW gene encoding flagellar assembly protein FliW, whose protein sequence is MTRLGEREVSSEGIIYFPRGLVGLEDKREFALLSVKSDDSPFLLLQCITDPGLGLLVADPYSFLDDYDVKIENIDRKALKVDNIRQLAILVTVTIPQAKPEDTTLNLQGPIVINTEARIGLQVPQTEAGYPTHFNPIKG